Proteins co-encoded in one Nicotiana sylvestris chromosome 7, ASM39365v2, whole genome shotgun sequence genomic window:
- the LOC138872925 gene encoding uncharacterized protein, producing the protein MIEKHKQWHEKLSFTLLGYRTTVHTSTGETPYMLVYGIEAVIPAEVEIPSLRIIYEAKLDHAEWVKNCYERLALIDGKRMNAVCHGQLYQNRMSRSFNKRVKPRQFTPGQLHYYVLLLWRLSNSNPIFEGKRVVLPNVLNPILREKKGCMTLGYPFLLNGGVVDTVTVKGVTTSTSNGVEVAADGATSTSNGTDVVTSMSKGA; encoded by the exons atgatagagaagcataagcagtggcacgagaagctctcatttactttattgggataccgcaccacagtccacacatcGACAGGagaaaccccctatatgctggtctaCGGtatagaggcagtcattcccgctgaggtggaAATTCCATCATTAAGAATCATATATGAAGCAAAGCTAGAccatgcagaatgggtgaagaattGTTACGAGcggctagctcttatagatggaaagagaatgaatgcagtttgccatggacAACTTTATCAAAATAGGATGTCCAGATcattcaacaaaagagtcaagccaagacagttcacaccggggcagctg CATTATTATGTTCTTTTgct gtggcgactctccaattcaaacccaattttcGAAGGgaaacgagttgtcctcccaaatgtcctaaacccgattttgcgagaaaaaaaaGGGTGCATGACACTAGGGTATCCTTTTTTGTTGAATGGTGGTGTGGTTGACACagtcacagtaaaaggtgtgaccacttctacttcaaatggagtggaGGTGGCTGCCGACGGAGCTACTtccacctcaaatggaactgatgtagTTACCTCAATGTCAAAAGGTGCCTGA